The following proteins come from a genomic window of Proteiniphilum propionicum:
- a CDS encoding START-like domain-containing protein → MSKEKFHIEFLMGNATQSSLWRMISQIDGLSEWFADEVSMDETETIYTFTWGKSSNQAMILNQKPQSSIRYRWIDEGEENYYFEFLLRKLELSGDVTLEVTDFADPGEKGDAITLWESQIDELKRRLGI, encoded by the coding sequence ATGTCGAAAGAAAAATTCCATATTGAGTTTTTGATGGGCAATGCAACTCAGAGCAGTTTGTGGCGTATGATCAGCCAGATTGATGGCCTTTCGGAATGGTTTGCAGATGAAGTGTCAATGGATGAGACAGAAACCATTTACACCTTCACGTGGGGGAAATCATCAAACCAGGCTATGATTTTGAATCAGAAGCCACAGTCAAGTATTCGTTACAGATGGATTGACGAAGGTGAGGAGAACTATTATTTTGAGTTTTTACTTCGTAAACTTGAACTATCAGGTGATGTTACACTGGAGGTTACAGATTTTGCCGATCCGGGTGAAAAAGGAGATGCTATTACTTTATGGGAGTCGCAGATAGATGAGTTGAAGCGAAGATTAGGCATCTGA